The genomic segment agagagagaaaccagcTGACCAGTGAGGATGGAAGCCTCTGGACATCAAAGCGGGCAAAGCCCCGGATGGATGGGCTGGAGGCAGGCCTGAGTCCTGGTAGGCTAATTCCTCCCACAGCTGGCAGAGACCATAGCGGCCACTTCTGAGAAGGTGCAGGACAAATCCTTTCATATGGCCTCCCTCTGAGCTGGTCTTGAGgtagggctggggctgggtgggcgGAGGGTGGGGAGTGTGCGGAGAGGTGAGGCTGCAGTCAGGCTGGCCGAACAGATGGGGCAACGGCTGTGAGCACAGAGAGCTCATTGTGTACCCAGAGCTCTGCTTTCAATAATCTACTTGGAAGAATGTTTCACTGAGCGCCAGAGAAAGGAGCCATTGAAATGTCCAGCGCTGGGGCCCCATGAAGGGTTAAAGGCAAGGGACTACAGTGCCCGGGCTCTTGCCACTCCTGGCTCAGATGTCGGCTATGGGGCTCCTAACCCTAAGACATGGGGCACTCAGTGAGACCACCAAGAGGGCCAGAAGCAAGAGTCAGGGGGGATGTGTGTCTCCCTCAGAAGTGGCAGGGATGGGGTGCCCCAGTATCAAGAAGgaaaatgcttttcctttaagaaccATTCTCCCCAAATAATATGCAGCAACAACTGGGCTCCAGTTGCCACTCAGCCTGTCCACTTGGGAGAACAACTCATCTGGGCAGGTGTGTCTCTACCTGGACTTTTTACATAGACCCTTACATGGGACCCTTGCAATACATTCTCCATAATTCAGCCAGCATGGCTTTCCTATCATTATCATTTATcattaattaattataattaatgaTGCATTAGTTGAAAGTGTATGAATGAAAGCAGTGGTCACTAGACGTCACTGGTCACCAGACGAGATGACCAAGGGAACCTGTGGGATTTTCTCTGGCAGAGGTCTTTTTCAAACAGAGAAGCTGCTCATTAGGAGGATATGGCCTAAATGTTGGAAAAGGCACCAAAAGTGGAATTCTGTGCCTGCACTCAGTGTGTTTCTTTCCGAAGTGCCACTCACCCTTTCAAGCTACAGAAGTTTGTGGGGATTGAAGTGCAGGGAACATAAGCTGGTGTCCGTGGGCTGCAGAGGGACCTAGGAGGTGCCACTAGGGAGTGCACTCTGGGGTCCCTGAACCTGACCTCCAGCATCCTCATCACCATGgaacccactgctctcctgaGCCTGTATCTCCAGGGAGGGCATTCCACAGCTGTAGCCGAGCTTGTACCGTGACCTTGTCATAGCAACCATTTTGGATGGAAACCTTATAAAGTAGCCAATGCCTTCCCCAGCTTTCTTAAAAAGAGGAGCCTGAACAGACTTTAATCTCATAATTCCCTTCGGTGCTGGGCTGTGATTTGGCGATGCCCCTGGGTCTATTCAGGTAGATATAGCTCTTTGCTCCTGTACCAAATGGTTCCGAACTCCCAGGCTTTTGGAACTCATCAGtctgatttttatgtttattctttcatttctccctAATGTTTTCACTGTGAAACTGTATTACTATAAAGTAAGCAATTACCTCAAGCCCCTTTATATAGTCCCTCTGAGCTGCTTCCAATATCCTTAGGCTAGGAAACAAAATCATTAGCCTTGTAAGAACTGTGTATGAAAAAAGAGTCAGAAGGCTTGGAGTGAGGAAGGCCTGAGGAGCTCTCCTCTGAGCTCAGGGATTGAGCTCTGTACTATTCTGACTGTTCAGAGGCCACCTAGATTTTCCTTTAGGTCCTTGATTTGGTTTGATCTAGACAAATTGACCTCCAGCAGACAGCTGCATGCATGATCGGTGCATAAGGTCTCTGCCAAGGTCGATTAAGTCAGAAGGAAATGATATCTGTACTAAGATAAGTTTAGTTCAAAGATGGCCAAACATTATATACACCcctacacctacacacacaccccacacagaGCAATGAGAGACAAGGTCACCAAAAAGCCATTGTATATTTCTGCATTTCCTAAAAAGCTTTCAGGGGATCATAACATTTTCAATTTGGAAAGAACTTCTAAAGGCCTGTAATTTTGCTCCCCCTTCTAGTTAAGGAATCCCTCCTATTACTTCCTGGACAGATAGGCACTTTACCCCCTTCTTGCATAGTTCCAGTAATGAGGAGCTTAGTGGTGTTTAAAGTCTGATTTCATCAATGGAAATCTCTGCCAAGAAGTAACAATACTATATCCTTGCCACATCTGATCTACATTTTGTGTGCAGATGTTAGTTTTGTCTTGTAGTGTTTTAATGCACCTGCCCTTTGGGGGTTATGGAGTATGTGAATGGGGGACAGAGCTTCCCTGTGTGGGGTGGATATTCCTGCTGCCAATCATCTTGGAAACAGGTAGGTTCTGAAATAGAAACTGTAAATtctagtcatggggatgaaaagtacagcatagggaatataatcaataataaagTCATATCTTTGTGTGGTGATAGATGGTAATTACACTTACCATggtaagcattttgtaatgtatataattgtgaaatcactatgttgtacagctgaaatcaatataatattgtatagcaactatacttcaataagaaataaataaaaagagacatTCAACcctcacttaaagaatattttcagaTCCCTTTCCACAGAATATGAAACATGGAAGAATAAAATTCtactttaagaaaagaaaagaaactgcaAAGGCTAGTTTAGCTGGAGAGGGAACCTCTGTTTCTCTGAGACTTGCTTCTTGGGCCTGAACTTGGAGTCCTTGAGAGTCTATCTGAGGGCAGGTAAGGCTGATGGACACTGTCCCAGGGAAGAAGGCAGGTAGGCATCCTGTAGGGAACATACAGGGAAGATGAGAGAGTCATGTTGAAAGCAATATGACCTGAACGCACATCACTCTTTGTGTTTATTCCCCCCTGTCATCCCTGAGCCTTTGGAAACCCTAGCGATCATTCTACTATCCATTCCACTTTAAACTGTCCAGCCTAGACCTGGCATTGAAAGAAGAGTAGGGAATCAGGTTTACTTCCCTAGAACATTAGAGCAGGAATGGTGCCTTTTAAGGTCACCTTGGGATTTGGTGATTGCTGAGGGAcccttaaatatgaatgctggggagggagcaggagtTGGGCCTGAGAGGTTCACCCACTTCTCTGCACATGGTGATGCACCCATCACTGCCATACTCTTTTAAGCCAGCTGACAGATTCCCTATAAAAGTAATCCCTTAAATTGGCCTGCAATCTGTCTCCCAGTAATTTTCACCCACAGGGCTTAGTCTTTTCTCTCTGAACTATAGAGGACAAGCATTATAGCTATTCACATTCATTAAGTACTTCCTATATAGGCTGGGCACTGACACACAGACATAATTGCTGTGTGTAGATAGAATACATAGATACTGTATTGTATCTCATTTATAttattgtcccattttacaggtgaagagaTTGAGGCTGAGGGAggcaaaataatttgtttaagGCCTGACCCCAAACCAGTGGCAGGATGTGAACACATGCAATTTGATGTCAAAGCCAATGACCTTGACTCTCAGAATTTCTGCTTGTCTTGTCTCTGTGACAGCACCACAGACACCTGCAGTCTGTGAACCTGCTTCTCCAGGCCTATTTTTATTTCCAAGCTGAATCCCCACTTTACCTTCCCTTGTCATTTCTCCTTGTGCCATTTCCCCAGTTTCTCCTGACTGAGGTCTGGGACAATGCAAAGGATGCTAAACTCAAGCCCATCTGACCTCCTGTGACTTGTCCCACTCTGACCCCAGGCAGCCTCAGGCTGAAGCCTGGAGAAGCACCGTTTTAGAAGCGTTCCCCTCAGGAGACTGTGCTTTTCCCGTCTGTCCTCAACATTTCTTCTGCCAGCACAACAGGCCCAGTTTTCCCTTCTGATAAATCTGGTCACCCTAAATATGGGGCTTTGAGCAAACAAGAGCGGCCAGCCCCACGCAGCCCTCATTTCAAAATGCGGATTCACTAGGTCTGCTATTTTAGAGGTCTGGTTTCTTTCCCCACACACAGTGGTTTTAAGGAAGAGGGAAGGGATCATGACAGAATACTGGCAGGGGAAAAATGCCAGGGGAGAAAATGCACCTAGGCAGCCTTTGTTTCCCAAAGTTTCCCAGACACTGGCCCTTGGAGAAGCTCTATGAAAAAGAGGGTTAGGAAATAAAGCTTTACCAATCCCCTCCTGGAGATCAGCATATTAAACATTCGAAGTCCTGGCCCTAAAGAAGTCTAACTGGTTTtgtaaaaatttggaaaacagtgATACAGAGCAGAAGTTGCAAATAGGTACCTACTGGCCTAAAATATGCTTCAGATAGGTTTCATTTGGCCCGCACAAtggttaaattttgttttaaattagttACTAGTACTTATCAATTGAACTATTTCTCATAATAATCTGGATCAGGGTGCTGTTGGAAAATCAGAAAACCTGGCAGCACTGATCCACATTCTTGCATGACAATAGTCAGCTGGACACCAGTTCTGTGGTCTTTGGCTCCCTGCAACCCCTGCCTTCCTCTGGCAATATAAGGGGCCCCATGCCTTACTCCTGCAGGATACTTGCCAGGTCCAGGAGTCCACCAGACTGCCTTCCCTGCTATGGAGATTGCCTAGGTGGGAGTTGGCCTGGGTGACCCTGGaggcccattcattcattcattcattcattcttgcaACATATACTGACTGAGCTTCTGAACCCTGTGGATGTAAGCTGTATACAACAGTCCCTGCCCTCTGGAGTCTAGATTCTAGCTGTGAATTGCAGaatgaggagggggaggggatggaAGAAGGAAGCTGTCAGGGCCAGAACCTAGTTTCCTGATTTCCAGCCCCTGGTGCTGGCCAAAGTCGTCCCCAGTCTCCACTGCTGTCTCTGTTGCCACTCTATCAGCCATGGTGAGTCCCAGGCAAGAAGCCACTAACTTACTCTGTAACGTAGACAAGTTCCCACCCACCTCAGGTCCTCAGTCTCTGCAACTGTTGAACGACCCGGTTGGAGTAGAAAATAATTCGCATCCCTTCTAGGGCTGGCACTCAAAGATGCTTAGACTCCAAGATCGAGGAATGTCTGTCTGACCGGGCCATTCCGGAGCTCTTCCGTCGAATTCCAAGAAGCCGCCCTCCCTCTTTTCCCCAGACccgggcagggcaggggctggagccaGAGGGCCGAGCGGGCCTGGGCTTCCCGCCCGAGGGCGGGGCCCCTGCTCGGCGTCCCGCCCCTCCACCTGGGGCTGGGCCCCGGCAGATGTTACAACTTTTTCTCATTCTCTCCCGCGGTGTCCCCCAAGACCCGCCCAACCCGGACCTCCCCCCACTTCCCCGCTAGGGTCCTGCCCACCTTACTGCACGGAGCCCGACTGTTCTCAGGACTCCGGGCGGGGCGAGAGGCCGGGCCGGGGGCTGGAGggtcaggaggaggagaaaggaaaagcagaGGCGAGAGAAATTAGGAGGCGGGAGAAATCGAAGGCTAGAAGGAAGAGGCAGAGGGTGGTggagagcactttttggaagCCTCCACGCTGGGTCTCAGGCTGTCAGGGGTGAGCTGGGGGAGAGGGAGCGAGAGCAGCACAGGGCAGACGCCCAGACGGCGGGAGGCAGCTCCGCGCAGGCCTGACCTCCCCAGAGCGCCCCGCTGTGGCCGCGCAGGTCCGGCAGCCAGTCTCGGACCAGCTGCGGGGCCGACCCCGGGCGTGCAGAGCGCGCTCGCAGCGGCCAGGCCGGCTGGCCAGCGGGCGTGCGGACCGCGCGCCGTGGGCGCGCCAGGAGGGGAGGCCCGGGGAGCCCCCTGCACGCCGGCACGCGCGGGCCGGCATGGCGATGCACGCCCTCACCGGCTTCTCGCTGGTTAGTCTGCTCAGCTTCGGCTACCTGTCCTGGGACTGGGCCAAGCCGACCCTGGTGGCCGACGGGTCCGGGGAGGCCATCGAGCAGCCGTCGGTCGCTCCATCCCAGCCTCCTCACATCATATTCATCCTTACCGATGACCAAGGCTATCACGACGTGGGCTACCATGGCTCAGATATCGAGACCCCTACGCTGGACCGGTTGGCTGCCGAGGGTGTGAAATTGGAGAATTACTATATCCAGCCCATCTGCACACCTTCACGGAGCCAACTTCTCACCGGCAGGTAGGCATGGCGCCGGATAAACCCAGGGGTTAGATTTCCTCTGCATTTATGACTGGCTCAGGGACCTGGGAAACCAGCGCTCAGGGCCAGTCTTCCTCCAGTTGGCTGTGAGATCATTAGTAAGTCCTTTGCCCCCTCTGGACCTCCTTGTCACCACCTGTACACTGAACGGGGTTGGTTGTCTTTGGGATCTTCTTCCTCTGGTGTCTAGGATACTCACATGCTACACCAGAAGAAGACATTTGGTCACCCGTTTGTTCTTACAGACCCTGAAGCCCTAAGcaaatcatttaacttctctaagcccGTTTTCTTGTCCATAAAGTGGGGGTGAAGAGCAGTTTTATCTTGAAAGAGTGGTAAAGACAGAAAAAATTGCATGTAACCTAGCTGGCAGTCCGTAAATGGCAGCCTCTATGTCACTGGAGGGATTAGGGTCCCCAAACTGTTGGATGACTACATTGGGAGGAAACCAAGGAATTCATAGTGGAGGAGAAAGACGCACAGGATGCCGTGACCTATGTAGCCTTAGGCTGGTCACTTCATTTCTCCAAGCCTCTGTCTTTTCATCTGAAAAATCCTCCAAAATTGGCTGGGAGCCCCAAGCAGACATGCTACATTCTCTCCGTAAGGAGATGTCCACAGACAAGGTGGCAGGATTGCAGGATCAAAAGAGCAGGAAAACAGGAGGTGGGGGTGTGAAGGCAAAGTCTGGCCGCATAGGAGGAAACCCTTTGGCAAGGCTGACGCTGATCCTCCTTGGATGGGGTCCAAGGTGTGCCTTCTCTCGAGCTCCACCCAGAAGCCCCCACTGTGATCTCAGGGGCCAGAGCTGGAGTTCTCCCTGTTTCCTGGGTGGGAAAAACCAAGgcatggaggcagggagggtcCACCTCATGCCTGTACCCAACTTCAGGGTCTGTAGGCGAGGGACTGAGAGGGGCTGGCAGGGCTCCTGGAGCTGAGGAGTCAAATAGGTGCCTTTTTTCCCTTCGATTTGGCACACAGCGTTTAGATCCAGGAACAGAGAGAGAacaggagaaagagggagaggggtTGGTATATGCATTGTGGGTgggggcagtggtggtggtgaagaCCAAGTGTTGACTAATCTccagaagaaggaggaggaatcTGCATTCCTGAGAGTTTTGCACAAGTTAGCATTTCTTGCCCAAGAGGTGATTCTTGATTTAAGCAGGGGAATGAGCAGGCAGCAGGGCAGTGCTCCAGCGTCTGAGCTGCGAGGTCAGCTGACTGTGGCTGGGCAGGGTCTACCCTCCAGTCCCAGCGTTGGCTCCATCTGACCGATGCTGATCACTCCCGTTAGTGTTTGTTATGCATCCGGTCATGTTTGGTGAAGTTGGAGAGAGCCAGAGTTTCTCCTGTTACTCACTTGCAAATGGGTTTTGGCGACTCTGAGCTGGCCCACCCACTTTACAAACCAGTGCTCCACTGTGCCCAGCCCCTGTGAAGAGAGGCTGGGACTGCAACTCGAGGACCCAGGGTGCTTCTCATATCAAATCGAATCATCCATGAGCTTGACCAGGTCTGCAGAGTCAGCATAACAGAGATTCTGAGCATGAATTGTGTAGACCTGGGTTCAAAGCCCAGCTCCACCGCTTGCCAACTGTCTGTACTTGGGCCTCTTGCAGCACTTTTAGGAGCCTCTATGTCATCCACAGAATGGGATAATAGTAGTCTTCCCTATAGGTTTCTTTTCAAATGAGGATTAAACGAAATAATATAGGTGGCATACAGTATTAAAGATGGTAGGAGTAGCTAATGATAGATAATGACAATAACAGCTTTATATGAAttatctcactgaatcctcaccaCAACCTAAGGGGTACATGCATATCATTATTAGTCCCATTTCCcaaataaggaaactaaggctcaataAATTAAATCACTTGCCCAGTGATCTGCACAAATAGTAACTAGAGTTGGGATTTGTATCCCAGGCAGTCTTTTGAGACTTCAGAGTTCCTAAGTGCCTGAGCACACAGTGAGTGCCtgatgttagctattattattttcttgtcATGATTAATCTGGGTTCAACACTTGACTCCCTGGCTTCCTAGTTGTGTGGTCCTGGGTAAGTAGTTTAGCCATTCTGAGTCTTGGTATCTTCACCTGTAAGATGAGAATGTCTGCTTTAGTTGATTTTGAGGATTCAATGCAATAATGCATTTGAAATACTTAGCACATGTGATAGTAGTACCCACTGGCTGCTGTTACTATGTCTGCTGCCGGTGCTGGGACCAGAGCTCACTGCAGGGCGAGTATTGGGGGTTCGTAGCTCACCTGTGCCTTCTCTGGCCTCCCCTCTGCCCACCAGGTACCAGATCCACACAGGACTTCAGCATTCCATCATCCGCCCTCGGCAGCCCAACTGCTTGCCCCTGGACCAGGTGACGCTGCCCCAGAAGCTGCAGGAGGCAGGTTACTCCACACACATGGTGGGCAAGTGGCACCTGGGCTTCTACCGGAAGGAGTGCCTACCCACCCGCCGGGGCTTCAATACCTTCCTGGGCTCGCTCACAGGCAATGTGGACTATTACACCTACGACAACTGTGATGGCCCAGGGGTGTGCGGCTTTGACCTGCATGAGGGTGAGAGTGTGGCCTGGGGGCTCAGCGGGCAGTACTCCACAATGCTGTATGCCCAGCGTGTCAGCCACATCCTAGCAAGCCACAGCCCTCGGCGGCCCCTCTTCCTCTATGTGGCCTTTCAGGCAGTGCACACGCCCCTGCAGTCCCCTCGTGAATACTTGTACCGCTACCGCACTATGGGCAACGTGGCCCGGCGGAAGTATGCAGCCATGGTTACCTGCATGGATGAGGCTGTGCGCAACATCACCTGGGCTCTCAAACACTATGGTTTCTACAACAACAGTGTCATCATCTTCTCCAGTGACAATGGTGGCCAGACCTTCTCGGGTGGCAGCAACTGGCCGCTGCGAGGACGCAAGGGCACTTACTGGGAAGGTGGTGTAAGGGGCCTGGGCTTTGTCCATAGCCCTCTGCTCAAGCGGAAGCGATGGACAAGCCGGGCTCTGGTGCATATCACAGACTGGTACCCAACCCTGGTGAGTCTGGCAGGCGGCACTGCCTCGACAGCTGATGGACTAGATGGCTATGACATGTGGCCAGCCATCAGTGAGGGCCGGGCCTCACCGCGCACAGAGATACTGCACAATATTGACCCTCTGTACAACCATGCCCGGCATGGCTCCCTGGAGGGAGGCTTTGGCATCTGGAACACAGCTGTGCAGGCTGCCATCCGTGTGGGTGAGTGGAAGCTGCTGACAGGAGACCCTGGCTATGGTGACTGGATCCCACCGCAGACACTGGCCGCCTTCCCAGGCAGCTGGTGGAACCTGGAACGCATGGCCAGTGTCCGCCAGGCTGTGTGGCTCTTCAACATCAGTGCTGACCCCTATGAACGGGAGGACCTAGCTGGCCGGCGGCCTGATGTGGTCCGTGCCCTACTGGCCCGCCTGGTGGACTATAACCGCACTGCCATCCCTGTGCGCTACCCTGCTGAGAATCCCCGGGCCCATCCCGACTTTAATGGGGGTGCTTGGGGGCCCTGGGCCACTGacgaggaagaagaggaagaggcaggCAGGGCTCGAAGCTTCTCCCAGGGGCTCCGCAAGAAAAAATGCAAGATTTGCAAGCTACGATCCTTTTTCCGTAAACTCAACACCAGGCTGATGTCCCACCGGATCTGATGGGGTGGGAGTGAGGATGGATCTCTGTGCCCCTAGATGTACTTTGCCACTCAACCCTGGCCCTGTTGCTCCCCAGGGAAGGACCTGAGGTCAGGTCCCCACTTGCAGGGAAATGGAGGGTGTAGAACCCCTCATTAGAAGGGTGAGGAGTCTGGCTTATGGGTGTGGAGAGAGCAAACTAGACTGGGATGTCTGGGTCCTAGTCCTGCCTTTCCACTGACTTGCTCTGTGACCTCAAGTGACCTACATgagctctctgggcctcagtttcctcatctgtaaaatgagctgTAAGGactctgtggttctgtggttTGGACCTGGTGCCTGGGGTCATGGTGGCGTTCTTGCTGTCCTCACCACCTTCCAGCTCATTTAAAGCCTTGCTCTTGGACCCTGGGCCTCTGTAATCTGCTTGGATGAGGGGCCACACAGAGGCAACTCCAGGCCTGGACGCCTGAGGAAGGGCAATCTTGCCACTCTCTGAAGGGATCTCCCGAGTGCTGAGGGTGGGAGGAAAGGTTCAGGGATTGGGGGGTTGACCTTCCTGGGTCCTCACATGGCCTGGGCTAATCCTGGGGCCAGACTGGTGGTAGGCACTGTGGTGGAGAGCTCTATTCCTGCCCCCAGCACCCAGAAGGAATTGGCCTGGCCATTAACCTGCTGCAAGATCGAGGGTGGGAGGCAGCTGTGAAAAAAGCCCCAGAACCAACAACCAGGACACGTGGACTCTGCTTTAACCTTGGGCCCAGTCCTTCCCcagtgggcctcagtttcccctcctaGCAAACGGGGATGCTAGCCCTGGTTCTGCCTACCTCACAGTGCTGGAGAGGCCTGCCCAAGGTAATGGCTGTGGAGCCCGTGAACTTGATTAAAATGCCGCAGCACAAAAGGAAAGGCTGCGGTGCTGCCTGTGAGCACGTGTGGGCATGTGCACGTGTGTCCTGGGGACAGGTGTGAGTTCCCCGTCGGCTGAGTGAGTGGGAGTCGGGGTGTGCAGCCTGGTCAGGAGGCAGAGGGTCTGGGCTCTGGTTCAGTCCTGCCACACCTTCACTGTGTGACCTCGACAAGTCCTgaaccctctctgggcctcagtgtcccctgTGTACAATGGATGATCTAAGAATTCTTCCGCTTGGCCTTTCTGGgcagccctgtgtgtgtgtgtgtgtgtgtgtgtttggggcatGGATGAGTGGTGGGAAGGAGGGGCATGGGGGTTGCAAAGCCTGCTTGCTGCATAGCGTGCCTCTATCCGCACACTGCGTTCTGCAATCTCTCTTCAGGTTCCAGTCGGCGCAGCGTGTGTAGGCGAAAGCCCTGCTGTGAATtttgaaaatagttatttttgtcCCTGGCAAAGGAGGCCTGTTAGGACTCGTCAGCTTGTGGATGAGCgggatgggtggggtggggtggggtggggtgggtgcggTGCAGTGGAGTGGGGTTCAGATACTGGTTACAGAGCTGCATCACCACTGCAGAGGTGGCTAAGCTCAGGAGCAAGGGTCTGGCCTGGGGCTGCAGAGCAGAGGTGGTCATCCATGTCCTGGGCCCCCTCCTTCCAACCCTGCTCTTTAGCTCTCATGGCTGCCCCCCAGCTGGAAGTGTTCCCTGTCTCCAGAGGGTTGGTGCCCATCCTGTGGTGGGTAGGGGCTAGGACTGGCTGGGACCTCTGGATTTTAGCCACCCGCAGCACTTCTGCCTGCTCAGGAGGGAGATCTGAAGGAGTCACTCAGTGAGATGGTGTCCTGGACCCAGCATACCTCAGGAATGGGCTGTCCACAGTCTGCCCATTACCCAGGGTACTCCAGCTCTGCCAGGTGCTTGTCCCAGCTGTGTGGGCTGGGCCCTTCTGGAGTGGCATGGAGCCAGGGTTCCTCTGAGGTCCCAGGCATGCCCCAGTTGAGTGGGGGCCTCTCCTGTGACTGCTGAGTAGGTCCTGCCCGAGTTGGCTTAGCCTCCAGCTCCAGCTCTGCTTCTCTGCCTGGGTCCCTGACTTTTGGGGACACAAGTGCAGAACCATAAAAAGCCCTTTCTGCTCTCTCGGTACCAAGGCCTATCCTCTGTGGCCAACCTGGCCCCAAACATTGGAAGTCCAGCTAGGGATGGGGGCTGGGAGCTGGTAATTACTCCTGGTGCCCTGAGAAGGAGGTATCTCCTTTGAAATTCCACTCCTTTGGAATTCATCTAATTCCAAACTCGGCCTAGCACCCACCTGCCTCAGCTCCCTAACTCAGAGCCCAGGAAATAGCCCAGGAGCCTCAGTCAAGCTTCAGCCTATGATCTGGCCCATTGCCCAGCAGTCCCCAAGCCTGCCTGACCAGG from the Manis pentadactyla isolate mManPen7 chromosome 2, mManPen7.hap1, whole genome shotgun sequence genome contains:
- the ARSI gene encoding arylsulfatase I, with amino-acid sequence MAMHALTGFSLVSLLSFGYLSWDWAKPTLVADGSGEAIEQPSVAPSQPPHIIFILTDDQGYHDVGYHGSDIETPTLDRLAAEGVKLENYYIQPICTPSRSQLLTGRYQIHTGLQHSIIRPRQPNCLPLDQVTLPQKLQEAGYSTHMVGKWHLGFYRKECLPTRRGFNTFLGSLTGNVDYYTYDNCDGPGVCGFDLHEGESVAWGLSGQYSTMLYAQRVSHILASHSPRRPLFLYVAFQAVHTPLQSPREYLYRYRTMGNVARRKYAAMVTCMDEAVRNITWALKHYGFYNNSVIIFSSDNGGQTFSGGSNWPLRGRKGTYWEGGVRGLGFVHSPLLKRKRWTSRALVHITDWYPTLVSLAGGTASTADGLDGYDMWPAISEGRASPRTEILHNIDPLYNHARHGSLEGGFGIWNTAVQAAIRVGEWKLLTGDPGYGDWIPPQTLAAFPGSWWNLERMASVRQAVWLFNISADPYEREDLAGRRPDVVRALLARLVDYNRTAIPVRYPAENPRAHPDFNGGAWGPWATDEEEEEEAGRARSFSQGLRKKKCKICKLRSFFRKLNTRLMSHRI